In the Rhododendron vialii isolate Sample 1 chromosome 2a, ASM3025357v1 genome, accccttttttatgtatatacacgtatatacatatatacatgaaaaaggggtgctcggatcaaacaccttacacacctcggatgccgttgatttccacCTAAGccccatcaatttttttttagaatttttggacggcttggattggccgtccggtggccggagacagtcCGGCGCAGCcggtcggtacgttttccctcccccttTTCGTACCTATATCTTTACTCCTTTCATCACAGACGGTCCCATGACATGCACTTGGACAATAACATACCGGTTTTCCCCACCATCCCCTTCCTCTACAAATCCAAAGCTACTCCGtaaaccacacacaaaaaaaaatataaaaaaatggcAGAGGCGGCTGTGCTCGGACTTCTATCCACCTTCGAACCCTATCTCCGAGAAGAGTTGAACTTGTTGAGCGGAGTACGGGAAGACATTGAATACATAAGAGCCGAATTCGAGCGCATGACACATTTCCTCAGAGTTGCTGATGCTATAGAAGATAGAGACCCGAAAATCAAAGTATGGGTGAAGCAAGTTCGAGAAGCTGCATATGACACTGCAGATGCTCTTGAAATGTACTTGCTTTGCCTCAGACATCATCATAGCATTGGATTCCAAGGGTTTGTCCGTAaggtttctttctttgttaAGACTTTAAAAGCTCGCCACCAAATTGCTTCTGAAGTAAAAGGAATCAAGTCCAGAATCATCAATATTTCTGAGGGACATCAGTGATATAGGGACATATATGGCAAAATAGAGCAAGCCTCAAGCTCTACTCATTTAGACATAGCATGGTATGATTGTCGTGGTGATGCCCTTCTACTCCAAGATGCTGACCTTGTGGGCATTGACAAGCCCAAATCACACTTGATTAAGTGGCTAGTGGATGAGGATCCTCGACTAAAGGTGCTTTCTGTAGCAGGAATGGGCGGATTGGGCAAAACCACCCTTACAAAAAAAGTATATGACAACACAACAGTGAAGAGGCACTTCCAGAACCATGCTTGGATAACTGTTTCTGAATCATTCAAGGTTGAAGAGCTTTTAAAAGACATGATTCGAGTTCTCTTTGAAGATGTTAGGCAACCACTCCCACGACGAATGGACAATATGGATCCAAACAGCTTGAAAGGTACAATTAATGCATTTTTGCAGCAAAAGAGGTATGTGCTTGTTTTGGATGATGTATGGGGAATTCACGCATGGCAAGTTTTAAGAATCATACTTCCTGAATGCAATTGTGGCAGTCGAGTAATTTTGACAACAAGAAATGTAGATTTAGCTTCTTTTGCTAGTGAAGAATATCATGGCATGGTGTATAATCTCAAGCCCTTGCCTCTCAGAGAGTCATGGGCCCTGTTTTGCTCAAAGACATTCAAGGAGAATTCTTGTCCTTCATATTTGGAAGATTTGTCAAAAGACATCTTGAAAAAATGTGAGGGGTTACCACTTGCAATAGTAGCAATTAGTGGTCTGTTATCAACAAAACATAAGAGTTTGAATGAGTGGGAGAGGATTTACCGTGGCCTTGGTGCAGAACTAGAAGGAAATGACAAACTCATGAGCATGACTAAGATATTGTCCCTTAGTTACTTTGATTTGCCTTACTATCTCAAGTTATGTTTTTTGTACTTAAGTATTTTTCCAGAAGATTGTCTCATTGATTACTGGAGATTAATTCGGTTGTGGGCAGCGGAAGGATTTATAGAAGTGAAAGAAGGAATGACAAGAGAAGAAGTTGCTGAGGGCTACCTCAATGAGCTAATTAACAGAAGTTTAGTTCAAGTGGTAGAGGTGAGGAGGGACGGGAAAAGGTTCAATGCTTATCGAATCCATGACCTTTGGCGTGAAATGATAATTGCGAAGTCAAGAGAGCAAAACATTGTCATAATAACAAGTGCAAGAAGCCGAGCATGGCCTGAGAAATTGCGACGCCTCTCGGTCCACCACAAATTGGAAGATATTCAACAAAGCATTTGTTTcactcgccttcgttctttgctCGTGTTCAGCGCAACAGATTCGTTGTCCATGTTGTCAAAGGTTGCATCCTTAGGCAAAGGTGTAAGGCTACTAACTGTGTTAGACTTGAGAGGAGCACAATTAGAAACATTCCCGCATGAAGTTGTGAAACTCCTTAATCTTACTTATTTAAGTTTGAGGGGGACAAATGTAAAAGTGATCCCGAAAGCGATTGGAAAGCTCAAGAAGCTAGAAACGTTGGATCTGAAAGGTACGAATGTCATTGAGTTGCCTGATGATATCTTGAAGCTCCAACATCTTCGCCATCTCTTGTTGTATCGCTACAACGATGCCCATTGTTATTCACCATTTCATGGTACAATTGGCTTCAAAGCCCCGGCGGGAATAGGAAGTTTGTTGTACTTGCAGAAACTATGTGCTGTTGAAGCAAACCAAGGGAGTAATAGTGGCATTGTGCTAAGAGAGGTGGGGAAGCTAACTGAACTTAGGAGATTGTTCATTTTAAGGCTACAGAAGGAAGATGGGACGGTGCTATGTTCATCCCTTGAGAAGCTAAACAACCTTCGCTCGTTGTGCGTTGTGGCAATAGAAGAAGATGAGATCATTGATCTAGATTCTTTGTCTTTGCCGCCTCGACTTCTTCAAACACTCTATCTAAGAGGACGTTTGGATAAGATACCGCACTGGATACCATCTCTTCATAACTTGAAaaggttagggttagggtggAGTAAGTTAAAAGATGTTGTTCCACTGCAATCTGTTCAAGATTTGCCCAATTTGCTTGACCTTGAACTTGGTTCTGCGTATGAAGGAGATGAATTACTTTTCAAGGCTGGTTGGTTTCAGAAGCTTAAATATTTGCGGTTGGTTCACTTTGTAAGATTGAAATGGGTGAGAGTGGAGTCTAGCTCGATGCCTCTTCTTGAAGAGCTAGTTCTCCAAGACTGTAAATTGATGATGGAGTTGCCCTCGGGTGTTGAACATCTGGCCAACCTTAAATATCTTAACTTGAGTGATATGTGTGAAACATTCATTTCGAGCTTGAATAAAGACTTACAAGGTGGGGACTATTGGAAAATTGCACATGTCCTTGAGGTTTGGATTTGGGACTCAAAATCTGGTTTTTGGACTGGTGGTTATCTATAATAAGGTTGACAGCTTGTGCAGCGACATACATACTATTAAGAAGTCTTTTCTACTCAATAAAGAGCTTATCAAAGTTGAAAATTTCTAGCTGAGGGGAGAAAGTGAACTTTGAGAATTATGAACATGTAGCTCTCCTCGGTTGTATTGAGGTGAGGTATTATCTTCTTGCAATACACCTGAAACCAGCTTCCACAATCTTATAAACATAAATTTGCTTTGTGAAATCGTagataaataacacatgctgcAAATTGTGAAATGTTCACCTTATAGGGAAAGACAATTGAAATGCATCACTAGTATACATATAATgaactaattaatttttatctcgcTGCAAGAGTAGGCTTGAACTAAACATGACAAGTTAACGATGGATGCAACTAGAAACAGAATCAATagcttattgattttgattaagtagatttttttggtcaaacagaaATGATTTCTATGTGATCAGGTGAGATCTCTTCGAATGAGTGGCTCTTGTGCATTGAACTTATGAGGGATTGCATGCGGAAGATTTGACGTATTCTATGAATTTGGCTTTGTTGGCCCTTGGTATGGTTCTGTCTTTTGAATTAAATGAATCATAAAGCTACATAATATTAACAGGCTTGACTCCTTTTACGGAGACGTGGCAGGTGGGGCTGTGATTGTTCGATCGGTAAGAAATATATTTGTTCAtgaaatttcctttttaaagttTGTTTCTGCTCCTCGGAACTTATTCAAAAAGGTTTAGAACTGTTAGTTAATATATCTGATGACACCGTGATTTTACTGTAAGAATTAAAATCAACTTGCATCCATTTTGATGTTCGATCAAGCACTTAAAAAAGATTATTATTACTGTAGTTGATTGGTTGTTTCTCACATATTTCCTTTGATCTGGATAGTGGTAAATATCAAAGTAGCGAGACGCATTTAAGTACATAGTTAGCTTAAAGCATTTTCCTAATTCGAATATgcaatgtttgttttgcatcagATCTGGCAAGGAATTTGACATCACAGCTCAGCGAGTTGCAGCTTCAAATCCACTTCTTAAGGATGCATTTATCGAGGCATTGCACCAATCCCAGTGAAAGTCTATGAAAACTGAAAGCCTCATCAAAATGGTTTTCAGAAATTGAGTTACTGAGAGGATTACTAGGCGATTCTAATTATTGTTCATTGGCCCGGGGACTTAAACCATTGCCAAATTATCTGTTAAAAACCCAATTGATCTGACAAATTCATAGCTGATAATAGCACTATGAGTTTGTGGTATTTTGAACCATTTTGAGTCTGATCTTACATTAGACTTCCTGAAAGTTATCATATTTCACGTACAAGTCTTCGCCGCCGAATTCCGTTTGGTGTTTGAGCTGTGGTTTTCAGAGTACAGATTGcagttcctataaaaaaaatcttttgctttgagacctctctctctctctctccgaagtTCACAAAATCGAATAGACTAAACCTAAGTTTTGACTCTGATACACTATCAAGGCAGATCAACCATCATAATGAAATGTAAAGCTTCCTTTGACTTTTTGCAATCGAAGAAATAATAAACTACTGCCGTAAAGCCAATTATCAAACCTTGACCATGTGCATGGAAGTACGAGGGAGACACTAACTGCACTTTACTCCATTTGCATCCATTCCCCTCCCCAAATTCCATGGAATatagtagattaggtttaacgaatgaaaaagatgaagaagaaaaagagccAATTATCAAAGCAGTCAAACGCATCAAAATAGCAAGCTAGTGATCAAAGGTTAATATCAAAGTGAAATACATTCGGTTTTTTACCTGTGGGTCTAGGAAAACCGAAAAAATATTTCCCATTATGGAATAGCGCACTTTTTAATTACGTGCATGCAAGCAGTGATGTACGCACAATGGGGCACGTGGGGTCATGTGCGCTCACTCAATAggtttttttaaatacaaataaTCAAAGCTGTTCGATTTGtgtaaatgtatttttaagaaaacccaaaaaaaaaaaactcattcaaaTATCAGGAAGAGCttatcaattttctttcttgAATTTGAAGAGACAAAAAGTGAATGAATGGATACCTAGTCAATATTTAAatgagctgaattttttaagaacTCTTAAAAAAGTATCTTTAAAACAATTAAACGGTTCTAATCATTAATGTGAAATCTCAAAATGAATATGACTCAATATGATGTATATTTGGTGTGTATCCATAGTTGTACTACGGGAAGGGAAAGCACATCTATCTAAATATTTAAAAGGCGCTGCTATTCgaagccctttattttcttttatagctcattacatttcggtaaatgattgttgaaaatcatacataatatttcggtaaatagctgttgaaaataagattatatttcggtaattacatgtcgaaaatatgttcaactttcggtaaacaactgccgaacatacattttcggtaaatagctgtttaaaaaaatattacatttcggtaaatagcgcCCTATTTAaaaagggcgccgctattcgca is a window encoding:
- the LOC131310550 gene encoding disease resistance protein RPM1-like; its protein translation is MGGLGKTTLTKKVYDNTTVKRHFQNHAWITVSESFKVEELLKDMIRVLFEDVRQPLPRRMDNMDPNSLKGTINAFLQQKRYVLVLDDVWGIHAWQVLRIILPECNCGSRVILTTRNVDLASFASEEYHGMVYNLKPLPLRESWALFCSKTFKENSCPSYLEDLSKDILKKCEGLPLAIVAISGLLSTKHKSLNEWERIYRGLGAELEGNDKLMSMTKILSLSYFDLPYYLKLCFLYLSIFPEDCLIDYWRLIRLWAAEGFIEVKEGMTREEVAEGYLNELINRSLVQVVEVRRDGKRFNAYRIHDLWREMIIAKSREQNIVIITSARSRAWPEKLRRLSVHHKLEDIQQSICFTRLRSLLVFSATDSLSMLSKVASLGKGVRLLTVLDLRGAQLETFPHEVVKLLNLTYLSLRGTNVKVIPKAIGKLKKLETLDLKGTNVIELPDDILKLQHLRHLLLYRYNDAHCYSPFHGTIGFKAPAGIGSLLYLQKLCAVEANQGSNSGIVLREVGKLTELRRLFILRLQKEDGTVLCSSLEKLNNLRSLCVVAIEEDEIIDLDSLSLPPRLLQTLYLRGRLDKIPHWIPSLHNLKRLGLGWSKLKDVVPLQSVQDLPNLLDLELGSAYEGDELLFKAGWFQKLKYLRLVHFVRLKWVRVESSSMPLLEELVLQDCKLMMELPSGVEHLANLKYLNLSDMCETFISSLNKDLQGGDYWKIAHVLEVWIWDSKSGFWTGGYL